A single genomic interval of Physeter macrocephalus isolate SW-GA chromosome 5, ASM283717v5, whole genome shotgun sequence harbors:
- the MRPL32 gene encoding large ribosomal subunit protein bL32m: MAPAMLMLKVLPWPAAQGLLRNFWEQLQRKLWQSRPGFPSPQWGPALAVQGPAMFTEAANDTNGSKEISSFLENIFWMAAPKNRRSIEVNRCRRRNPRKLIKVKNNIDVCPECGHLKQKHVLCGYCYEKVCKETAEIRRQIGKQEGGPFKAPAVETVVLYLGETPSKQDQGKRVIERERKRPSWFTQN; the protein is encoded by the exons ATGGCGCCTGCCATGCTGATGCTGAAGGTTCTGCCGTGGCCCGCAGCCCAGGGACTCCTCCGGAActtttgggagcaactgcagcGGAAACTTTGGCAGAGCCGGCCAGGCTTTCCCAGTCCTCAATGGG GACCAGCATTAGCGGTCCAAGGTCCAGCTATGTTTACAGAAGCAGCAAATGATACCAATGGAAGTAAGGAGATTTCCAGCTTTTTGGAGAACATCTTTTGGATGGCAGCTCCCAAAAACAGACGCAGCATTGAAGTTAACAGGTGTAGGAGAAGAAACCCTCGTAAGCTTATTAAAGTTAAG aacaatatAGACGTTTGTCCCGAATGTGGTCACCTGAAACAGAAACACGTCCTCTGTGGCTATTGCTATGAGAAGGTGTGTAAAGAGACAGCGGAAATCAGACGACAGATAGGGAAGCAAGAGGGAGGCCCTTTCAAGGCTCCTGCCGTGGAGACCGTGGTGCTGTACTTGGGGGAGACACCCTCCAAGCAAGACCAGGGCAAGAGGGTCATCGAGCGAGAACGGAAGCGGCCATCCTGGTTCACCCAGAATTGA